From Butyricimonas paravirosa, one genomic window encodes:
- a CDS encoding mannose-1-phosphate guanylyltransferase: MNKNSYCVIMAGGLGKRFWPVSTKACPKQFCDILNVGKSFLRQTFERANQIFDTQNIFIVTGTAYEELTKQQIPEIPSENILKEPFGKNTAPCVAYAAYRIARVNPHASMVVVPSDHFITNDAVYLDNIQKGISFVEQFGGLLTIGIKPTRPETGYGYIQIKKNKFSEFISKVKTFTEKPDKELAKVFLESGDFLWNAGIFIWKVEDIIEEFKTYLEDMYLLFEQEYKNVEDPDSPENIAHIYGQCRNISIDFGIMEKSAKVYVMKGEFGWSDVGTWHSFHEISPKDENNNVSNSEQVRLIETKECIINVPQDKKVIIEGIENCIIAENNDILMICHRDHEDNIRHFDDMLKHTTKELN, translated from the coding sequence ATGAATAAGAACTCATATTGCGTTATAATGGCCGGCGGTCTCGGAAAACGTTTCTGGCCCGTGAGTACGAAAGCCTGTCCGAAACAATTTTGTGACATCTTAAATGTCGGGAAAAGCTTCCTCCGTCAAACCTTTGAAAGAGCAAATCAAATCTTTGATACCCAAAATATATTCATTGTTACAGGTACCGCCTACGAAGAGCTGACTAAACAGCAAATCCCGGAAATTCCTTCCGAGAATATTCTGAAAGAACCTTTCGGCAAGAACACCGCCCCATGCGTGGCTTACGCGGCCTACCGGATTGCCCGGGTTAACCCGCACGCAAGTATGGTAGTTGTCCCTTCCGACCATTTTATCACCAATGACGCAGTCTATCTCGATAACATTCAGAAAGGGATTTCTTTCGTTGAACAGTTCGGCGGATTACTCACCATCGGTATCAAACCAACCCGACCGGAAACAGGCTACGGGTATATCCAGATCAAGAAAAACAAGTTCTCCGAATTCATATCCAAAGTTAAAACGTTCACCGAAAAACCGGACAAGGAACTGGCAAAAGTCTTTTTGGAATCGGGTGATTTCCTTTGGAATGCCGGAATTTTTATCTGGAAAGTAGAAGATATTATCGAAGAGTTCAAAACATACCTCGAAGATATGTATTTATTGTTCGAGCAGGAATATAAAAATGTGGAGGACCCGGATTCTCCCGAAAATATCGCTCATATCTACGGACAATGCCGTAATATTTCCATCGACTTCGGTATCATGGAGAAGTCCGCGAAAGTCTATGTCATGAAAGGTGAGTTCGGTTGGTCCGATGTCGGCACGTGGCACTCGTTCCATGAAATCAGCCCGAAAGACGAGAATAACAATGTATCCAACAGCGAACAAGTCCGCTTAATCGAAACAAAAGAATGTATTATTAACGTTCCCCAAGACAAGAAAGTCATTATTGAAGGGATCGAGAATTGCATTATCGCGGAAAACAATGATATTTTAATGATCTGCCACCGGGATCACGAGGATAATATCCGACATTTCGACGATATGCTAAAACATACAACAAAGGAGCTTAATTAA
- a CDS encoding hemolysin family protein, giving the protein MSGFVAILICLVLSAFFSGMEIAFMASNKLRIEIDKSNKGITQKLIDLFVSNSGMYITTILVGNNVVMVIYGIFMSDYLDPRLEGVGISLGLRMILVTLISTLIMLVTGEFFPKAVFRLRPNVFLRVFAIPVFLFYILFFPISYFSVWFGGLLLRIFTGRKLTHKEENRAFGKIDLNNLIEEGETGGEENEDEHDIKLFRNALDFSEVKLRECIVPRPDIVALSIDGSLDELRELFVKTGLSRILIYRDSIDNVIGYVHSSALFHHPETVKKAVSKILIVPETMSALRLLNLFTKEQKSVAVVVDEFGITAGMVTIEDIMEEIFGEIEDEHDRLNLKEEQVAPDEYIFSGRLEVDYLNEKYDLNLPENEEYETLAGLILYYNEDIPEEGERISIEDISFEIVSVKSARIEEVRVKI; this is encoded by the coding sequence ATGTCAGGATTTGTTGCCATATTGATCTGTTTGGTCTTGTCTGCATTCTTTTCGGGTATGGAAATTGCCTTTATGGCCTCCAATAAACTTCGGATAGAGATAGATAAATCGAACAAGGGTATCACGCAGAAGTTAATCGATCTTTTTGTTTCCAATTCGGGAATGTATATCACCACGATTCTGGTAGGGAATAACGTGGTGATGGTTATTTACGGTATCTTTATGTCCGATTATCTCGATCCTAGGTTGGAGGGTGTCGGGATTTCGCTGGGATTGCGAATGATTCTCGTGACGTTGATCTCTACGTTGATCATGCTGGTGACGGGAGAGTTTTTCCCGAAAGCGGTGTTCCGTTTGAGGCCGAATGTGTTTTTACGAGTATTCGCTATTCCGGTATTTTTGTTTTATATCCTGTTTTTCCCGATCTCGTATTTCTCCGTGTGGTTCGGGGGATTGTTGCTGAGGATATTTACCGGACGCAAACTGACGCATAAAGAGGAAAACCGGGCTTTTGGCAAGATAGATTTAAATAATCTGATAGAAGAGGGTGAGACCGGGGGAGAAGAAAATGAAGACGAACACGATATTAAATTGTTCCGGAATGCGTTGGATTTTTCGGAAGTGAAATTGAGGGAATGTATTGTTCCCCGTCCGGATATTGTGGCCTTATCGATAGATGGCAGTCTGGATGAGTTGAGGGAACTATTTGTGAAAACGGGGTTGTCCCGGATATTGATTTACCGGGATTCGATTGATAACGTGATCGGTTATGTACATTCATCCGCCTTGTTTCATCATCCCGAAACCGTGAAGAAAGCGGTGAGCAAAATATTGATTGTTCCCGAAACTATGTCGGCCTTGAGGTTGTTGAATCTTTTCACGAAGGAACAGAAAAGCGTGGCGGTCGTGGTTGATGAATTTGGGATAACGGCCGGGATGGTTACGATTGAAGATATTATGGAGGAGATATTCGGGGAGATCGAGGATGAGCATGACCGTTTGAATCTGAAAGAAGAACAGGTCGCTCCCGATGAATATATTTTCTCCGGCCGTCTTGAAGTGGATTATCTGAATGAAAAATATGATTTGAATCTTCCGGAGAACGAGGAGTACGAGACTTTGGCCGGGTTGATTCTTTATTACAATGAGGATATTCCGGAAGAGGGGGAACGGATCTCTATTGAGGATATATCTTTTGAAATTGTGAGTGTCAAGAGCGCCCGGATAGAGGAGGTTCGGGTAAAGATATAA
- the lptC gene encoding LPS export ABC transporter periplasmic protein LptC has protein sequence MTFLYRALKIKSITVLALGTVMLFSCKTNMKDVDAIGNRNGMPEMSGENMELFYSDSALLKYKVITPLYNKYNQDDKKYDEFPKGIHAELYEKDGSMVGSITSKYAKKLEDEMLWELRNEVVVINAEGKKLETDLMFWDMKKEIVYSDRYSRLTSGDQIIEGNKGFKSDQSLKNPVFNKITGVVEIENKP, from the coding sequence ATGACATTTCTATATCGTGCATTAAAAATAAAAAGCATTACCGTCCTTGCTTTAGGGACGGTAATGCTCTTTTCGTGTAAAACGAATATGAAGGATGTGGATGCGATTGGGAACCGGAACGGTATGCCTGAAATGTCCGGGGAGAACATGGAGTTATTTTATTCCGATTCCGCATTGCTGAAGTATAAAGTAATAACGCCCCTTTATAATAAGTATAACCAGGATGACAAGAAATATGATGAATTTCCGAAAGGGATTCATGCGGAGTTGTACGAGAAGGACGGTAGCATGGTCGGTTCCATTACCTCGAAATATGCGAAAAAATTGGAAGACGAAATGCTGTGGGAGTTGCGTAACGAGGTCGTCGTGATCAATGCCGAGGGGAAGAAGTTGGAAACCGATCTGATGTTCTGGGATATGAAAAAAGAGATCGTTTATTCCGATCGCTATTCCCGGCTCACTTCCGGGGACCAGATTATAGAGGGGAATAAAGGTTTCAAGTCGGATCAATCCTTGAAAAACCCGGTCTTTAACAAGATTACGGGGGTGGTAGAAATTGAAAATAAACCTTAA
- a CDS encoding tetratricopeptide repeat protein, whose protein sequence is MKKIAVIAFGMFLFILPTKAQTLESQYGLDSANTILNASLYTEYWKQKNYEEALPSWRYVFLNAPAFQLNTYIRGEDIIEFMIQKTKKKEYVDTLMMVFDRRLQYMGKRSREGYVLGKKGMAQVKYSNGDINMLKAGFDNLMRSYELEGEGTPAQLIHATFEVGCGLVQQNQLSQEEFINLYMKFSDFADKRLASGEKGCDNFAVCKSALDAIFFESGYADCNTLAGLLNQKYEANKDSLSVLKEISSILRRRECTDLPLYATVAEKIYQQEPSADAAYSLAMMFFSKQDIAKFEQYLKEAIDKSDDPKAKADYNYKLAQVYLSKKNYPSAKKYALDALKTNPNMGDAYITIGLAYAVSSNDYEGDEFDKRTVFWAAVDKFVKAKQVDPSVAGKANEYIERYSPHFPTKDEAFFRDITAGKSVKVGGWINETTTARFRD, encoded by the coding sequence ATGAAAAAGATTGCTGTTATAGCATTTGGGATGTTTCTATTCATTCTACCGACAAAAGCGCAAACGTTGGAGTCTCAGTACGGATTGGATAGTGCGAATACCATTCTGAATGCTTCTCTGTACACGGAATACTGGAAACAGAAAAATTACGAAGAAGCGTTACCCTCTTGGAGATACGTTTTCTTGAACGCACCTGCATTTCAATTAAATACCTATATCCGGGGGGAAGATATTATTGAGTTCATGATCCAGAAGACGAAAAAGAAGGAGTATGTGGATACTTTAATGATGGTTTTCGATCGTCGTCTTCAATATATGGGAAAAAGGAGCCGTGAAGGATATGTTCTTGGGAAAAAAGGTATGGCTCAAGTGAAATATTCCAATGGGGATATTAATATGTTGAAAGCCGGGTTTGATAATTTGATGAGATCGTATGAATTGGAAGGAGAAGGTACTCCGGCACAGTTGATCCATGCCACTTTTGAAGTGGGTTGTGGGTTGGTACAACAAAATCAGTTATCTCAGGAGGAATTTATTAATTTGTACATGAAATTCTCTGATTTTGCGGACAAACGTTTGGCATCGGGTGAAAAAGGATGTGATAATTTTGCCGTATGTAAATCTGCATTGGATGCCATTTTCTTCGAGTCCGGGTATGCTGATTGTAATACATTGGCCGGTTTGTTGAATCAGAAATACGAGGCGAATAAAGATAGCTTGTCTGTTTTGAAAGAAATTTCTTCTATCTTAAGAAGACGAGAATGTACGGATTTACCGTTGTACGCCACGGTTGCCGAGAAGATTTATCAGCAGGAACCGAGTGCCGATGCTGCTTACAGTTTGGCTATGATGTTCTTTTCAAAACAAGATATTGCGAAATTCGAGCAATATTTGAAGGAGGCTATTGATAAATCAGATGATCCGAAAGCTAAAGCAGATTATAATTACAAGCTGGCACAGGTGTATTTGTCAAAGAAGAATTATCCGTCAGCCAAAAAATATGCTTTGGATGCTTTGAAGACAAACCCGAATATGGGTGATGCTTACATCACGATAGGTTTGGCTTATGCGGTAAGTAGCAATGACTATGAAGGAGACGAGTTCGACAAACGTACCGTATTCTGGGCTGCCGTGGATAAGTTTGTGAAAGCTAAACAAGTTGATCCATCAGTAGCAGGAAAGGCTAACGAATATATTGAACGGTATTCTCCTCACTTCCCGACGAAGGACGAGGCTTTCTTCCGTGATATTACGGCAGGGAAAAGCGTGAAAGTCGGTGGATGGATTAACGAGACAACGACTGCCAGATTTAGAGATTAG
- a CDS encoding type III pantothenate kinase produces MNLIVDIGNTRTKYAVFDEGDWVECGLGLPEVYDLATTYRKSGKEVNLILSSTGAISAEVRERLREVSTFFCEVSSEIPLPIRLGYDTPKTLGVDRIAGCVGGAFLFPGRELLVIDSGTAITYDFVSADGEFRGGNISPGLGIRFRALNEFTASLPLVKCSMEHGYVGKNTHDAILNGVMNGILFEVRGYIDELLRNNPHAAVIITGGGSEYLRKTLKRTVFFEDKLVITGLNRILEYQKTVNYT; encoded by the coding sequence ATGAATCTAATTGTTGATATTGGAAATACACGAACCAAGTACGCCGTTTTTGACGAGGGCGATTGGGTGGAGTGTGGATTGGGATTACCGGAAGTATATGATCTGGCGACGACTTACCGAAAAAGCGGGAAGGAAGTAAACTTGATTTTGTCAAGCACGGGAGCTATCTCGGCGGAAGTTCGGGAAAGATTGCGTGAGGTTTCCACTTTCTTTTGTGAAGTGTCGTCGGAAATCCCTTTGCCGATACGCTTGGGATATGATACCCCGAAGACCTTGGGTGTTGACCGGATTGCCGGTTGTGTGGGCGGGGCATTCCTTTTTCCGGGCCGGGAGTTGCTGGTGATTGATTCCGGTACGGCGATCACGTATGATTTTGTCAGTGCGGACGGGGAGTTCCGGGGAGGGAATATTTCTCCGGGGCTAGGTATTCGTTTCCGAGCGCTAAACGAGTTTACTGCGAGTCTTCCGTTGGTGAAGTGTTCCATGGAACACGGGTATGTCGGGAAGAACACGCATGATGCAATTTTGAACGGGGTGATGAATGGTATACTTTTTGAAGTAAGAGGGTATATAGATGAGTTGCTCCGAAATAATCCCCATGCTGCGGTAATTATAACGGGTGGCGGAAGTGAATATCTGAGAAAAACGTTGAAACGGACGGTTTTTTTTGAAGACAAGTTAGTGATCACTGGTTTAAACAGAATTTTAGAATACCAAAAAACGGTTAATTATACATGA
- the mfd gene encoding transcription-repair coupling factor, producing the protein MEAKELLDLFQDHPVVQKIANRLRKQTRTKIKLENGIGSLVAFIAAAVGREMKGLQLFVLNDKEEAAYFYNDLLTFYDEENVRFLPSSFRRSGNFEDKDNDSILVRTEVLNALTAKEVGMVVTYTEAMAEKVVSKKMLADMSMPVIKGNKLSITFLESLLGEYGFERNDFVYEPGQFSIRGSIVDVYSFAEERPVRIDFFGDEVESIRYFDVETQLSEQLIDKVVIVPDLSESTDKNDNVGLTEFLGKEATWWMKNSLLIHDRMNSLKELDAGEFLITSDSLFRTIEGNSVVEWGPELFFRGEVIRLEAEVQPAVNKQFDLLAEHLLDKQMDRYTVYLCSTNDMQLQRLRDIFSDKGHEVNFVPVEGTIHEGFSDAQIKVCIYTEHQIFDRYQKYRLKTSQIRKGRESITISELQNLHPGDYVVHIDHGIGRFGGLTKIDNDGKIQEAIRLVYKNNSELYVSLHSLHKISKYKGKDGEPPTVSKLGGEAWNKLKQRTKSRVKDIARELIALYAKRRREEAYAFSKDSFLQDEMEASFMYEETPDQMKAIEAVKADMESPHVMDRLVCGDVGFGKTEVAIRAAFKAVADSKQVAVLVPTTVLAYQHYNTFKKRLEGMPCRIEYISRMKKSADIKRILKDLETGKVDIIIGTHRLTSNDIKFKDLGLLVIDEEQKFGVAVKEKLKRLKLNVDTITMTATPIPRTLQFSLMGARDMSIIRTAPPNRYPIVTELHRFDEKVIKDAISYEVSRGGQVFFIHNRVDNIRDIQYMIHRLIPGIKSCVGHGQMGGEELETVMHDFVRGDYDVLIATTIVESGLDIPNANTIIINQAQNYGLSDLHQLRGRVGRSNRKAFCYLLAPPLELVNADARRRLKAIEDFSGLGSGFNIAMQDLDIRGAGNILGGEQSGFIAEVGYETYQRILNEALVELRDEEFPELQKEHPDEPMAFATDCVIDTDFALLIPDTYVENVSERIRLYRELDNIANEEALQRFEIEMKDRFGEIPASVGGLMEVVRIRQRCIDLGIERLMVKNNKMIVYFISDQNSPFYASPVFSELLKFIQKQVIPCKISEKNDKLSLVFTSIVDINRVSEITREMRDFAYGNN; encoded by the coding sequence TTGGAAGCAAAAGAGTTATTAGATTTATTTCAAGATCATCCTGTTGTTCAGAAAATTGCCAATCGGCTGCGTAAGCAGACGAGGACAAAGATAAAGTTGGAGAACGGGATCGGTTCGCTCGTGGCTTTTATTGCGGCCGCTGTGGGACGGGAAATGAAGGGATTACAGCTTTTCGTGTTGAACGACAAGGAGGAGGCAGCTTATTTCTACAATGATTTGTTGACGTTTTATGACGAGGAGAACGTGCGTTTTCTGCCTTCCTCGTTTCGGCGTTCCGGTAATTTTGAAGATAAAGATAACGATTCAATCCTGGTTCGAACAGAGGTGCTGAATGCCTTGACGGCAAAGGAGGTAGGGATGGTGGTCACTTACACGGAGGCGATGGCCGAGAAGGTGGTGAGCAAGAAGATGTTGGCCGATATGTCGATGCCTGTGATCAAGGGTAACAAGCTGTCGATAACGTTTTTGGAGTCGTTGTTGGGAGAGTACGGTTTCGAACGGAATGATTTCGTGTATGAACCCGGTCAGTTTTCTATCCGGGGAAGTATCGTGGATGTCTATTCTTTCGCGGAAGAACGTCCGGTACGAATAGATTTTTTCGGGGACGAGGTGGAAAGTATTCGTTATTTCGATGTGGAAACACAGCTTTCCGAGCAGTTGATTGACAAGGTGGTGATCGTACCCGATTTGAGTGAGTCAACGGATAAGAATGATAACGTGGGATTGACCGAGTTTCTTGGGAAAGAGGCCACTTGGTGGATGAAAAATTCCTTGTTGATTCATGACCGCATGAATTCGTTAAAAGAGCTGGATGCCGGGGAGTTCCTAATCACGTCGGATAGTTTGTTCCGGACGATCGAGGGGAACAGTGTGGTGGAGTGGGGACCGGAGTTGTTTTTCCGGGGTGAGGTGATTCGCTTGGAGGCGGAGGTGCAACCGGCCGTGAACAAGCAGTTCGATTTGCTGGCAGAGCATTTGCTAGACAAGCAGATGGATCGCTACACGGTTTATCTTTGTTCTACGAACGATATGCAGCTCCAGCGATTGCGGGATATTTTCTCGGACAAGGGGCATGAGGTGAATTTTGTCCCCGTGGAGGGAACGATTCACGAGGGGTTCAGTGATGCCCAGATCAAGGTGTGTATTTACACGGAGCATCAGATTTTCGATCGTTACCAGAAATACCGTTTGAAGACTTCGCAGATCCGGAAAGGGCGGGAGTCCATCACGATCAGCGAGTTGCAGAACCTGCATCCAGGTGATTACGTAGTGCATATAGATCACGGGATCGGGCGTTTCGGTGGGTTGACGAAGATTGATAATGACGGGAAGATTCAGGAGGCCATACGTTTGGTATATAAGAATAATTCCGAATTGTACGTGAGTCTCCATTCATTGCATAAAATTTCCAAGTATAAGGGGAAGGATGGTGAACCGCCAACCGTGAGTAAGTTGGGCGGGGAGGCCTGGAATAAATTAAAACAGCGAACCAAGTCGAGGGTAAAGGATATTGCCCGGGAGTTAATAGCCCTGTATGCCAAACGCAGGCGGGAGGAGGCTTATGCATTCTCGAAAGATAGTTTCTTGCAGGACGAGATGGAGGCATCCTTTATGTACGAGGAAACGCCGGATCAGATGAAGGCGATCGAGGCGGTGAAAGCGGACATGGAGAGTCCTCACGTGATGGATCGTCTGGTTTGCGGGGACGTGGGATTCGGAAAAACGGAAGTCGCTATTCGTGCGGCATTCAAGGCGGTGGCTGATAGTAAGCAGGTGGCCGTGTTAGTGCCGACGACGGTTTTGGCTTATCAACATTATAATACTTTCAAGAAACGTCTGGAGGGGATGCCTTGCCGGATCGAGTATATCAGTCGGATGAAAAAGAGTGCCGATATTAAGCGGATTTTGAAAGATTTGGAAACGGGGAAGGTGGATATTATCATCGGGACGCATCGTTTGACAAGTAATGATATAAAATTTAAGGACCTCGGTTTGCTAGTGATTGATGAGGAGCAGAAGTTTGGGGTGGCGGTGAAGGAGAAGTTGAAACGTTTGAAATTGAACGTGGATACTATTACTATGACGGCGACACCGATCCCGCGGACGTTGCAATTTTCGTTGATGGGGGCGAGGGATATGTCGATTATCCGTACGGCCCCGCCTAATCGTTACCCGATCGTGACGGAGTTACATCGTTTTGACGAGAAAGTGATTAAGGATGCGATTTCTTACGAGGTGAGCCGTGGGGGACAGGTGTTTTTTATTCATAACCGGGTGGATAATATCCGGGATATTCAATATATGATTCATCGTCTGATTCCCGGCATCAAGAGTTGCGTGGGACACGGGCAGATGGGCGGGGAGGAGTTGGAGACGGTGATGCATGATTTCGTGCGGGGAGATTACGACGTGTTGATTGCCACGACGATCGTGGAGTCGGGGTTGGATATTCCTAATGCGAATACTATTATTATTAATCAGGCCCAGAATTACGGGTTGAGTGATTTACACCAGTTGCGGGGACGGGTGGGACGTTCCAACCGGAAGGCTTTTTGTTATTTGCTGGCCCCGCCTTTGGAATTAGTGAATGCGGATGCCCGGAGGCGGTTGAAAGCGATCGAGGATTTCAGCGGCTTGGGGAGTGGGTTCAATATTGCCATGCAGGATTTGGATATTCGTGGGGCCGGGAATATTTTAGGGGGAGAGCAATCCGGTTTTATTGCAGAAGTGGGGTACGAGACCTATCAAAGAATTCTGAACGAGGCGTTAGTGGAATTGAGGGACGAGGAATTCCCCGAATTACAGAAGGAGCATCCGGATGAGCCGATGGCGTTCGCCACGGATTGCGTGATCGACACGGATTTTGCTTTGTTGATTCCCGATACTTACGTGGAGAACGTGAGCGAACGAATCCGCTTGTACCGGGAGTTGGATAATATTGCGAACGAAGAGGCTTTGCAGCGTTTCGAGATAGAGATGAAAGACCGTTTTGGCGAGATTCCGGCTTCGGTTGGCGGGTTGATGGAAGTGGTCCGAATTCGTCAGAGATGTATAGACTTGGGAATCGAGCGGTTGATGGTGAAGAATAACAAGATGATTGTTTATTTTATCAGTGATCAGAATTCGCCATTCTATGCCTCTCCCGTGTTTAGCGAGTTATTGAAATTTATACAGAAACAGGTGATCCCTTGCAAGATCAGCGAAAAGAATGATAAGTTGAGTCTGGTTTTCACGAGTATTGTCGATATTAATCGGGTATCGGAAATTACGCGGGAGATGCGGGACTTTGCTTATGGTAATAATTAA
- the queA gene encoding tRNA preQ1(34) S-adenosylmethionine ribosyltransferase-isomerase QueA → MKLSKFKYKLPPELIALHPTPNRDEARLMVLDRKTGKIEHKVFKDVIDYFDEKDVFVFNDSKVFPARLYGNKEKTGAEIEVFLLRELNPELRIWDVLVDPARKIRIGNKLYFGEDDSMVAEVIDNTTSRGRTLRFLFDGEYDEFKKELYALGETPLPRFINRKVEPEDAENYQTIFARHEGAVAAPTAGMHFSRELMKRMEIKGIDFAYITLHVGLGNFREVDVEDLTKHKMDSEQIFVTPETVKIVNDAKDEKHKICAVGTTVVRTLESCVTTKGRLTEFEGWTNKFIFPPYDFSVPDAFISNFHLPYSTLLMMVAAFGGYEHVMEAYNQAVKEKYRFGTYGDAMLII, encoded by the coding sequence ATGAAATTATCTAAGTTTAAATATAAGTTGCCGCCGGAGTTGATTGCGTTACATCCGACGCCTAACCGGGATGAAGCCCGGTTGATGGTTCTGGATCGGAAAACCGGGAAGATTGAACACAAGGTATTTAAAGATGTGATTGATTATTTTGATGAAAAGGATGTGTTCGTTTTTAACGATTCCAAGGTGTTCCCGGCGAGGTTATATGGAAACAAGGAAAAAACCGGGGCGGAGATCGAGGTGTTTTTGCTGAGAGAGTTGAACCCGGAATTGCGTATCTGGGATGTACTGGTTGATCCGGCTCGGAAAATACGTATCGGGAATAAGTTGTATTTCGGTGAAGATGATAGCATGGTGGCAGAGGTCATTGATAATACCACTTCTCGCGGGAGAACTTTACGTTTCTTGTTCGATGGTGAATATGACGAGTTCAAGAAGGAATTGTATGCGTTGGGCGAAACCCCGCTTCCTCGTTTTATTAACCGGAAGGTGGAACCGGAGGATGCCGAGAATTACCAAACTATTTTTGCCCGGCATGAAGGTGCGGTGGCAGCCCCGACTGCGGGTATGCATTTTAGCCGCGAGTTGATGAAACGGATGGAGATTAAGGGGATTGATTTCGCTTATATCACGTTACACGTCGGTTTGGGGAACTTCCGGGAGGTGGATGTAGAGGATTTGACGAAACACAAGATGGATTCGGAACAAATCTTCGTGACACCGGAAACGGTGAAAATCGTGAATGACGCAAAAGATGAAAAGCATAAAATTTGTGCCGTGGGTACGACGGTGGTACGTACGTTGGAGAGCTGTGTGACCACGAAAGGACGGTTGACCGAGTTTGAAGGGTGGACGAACAAGTTTATCTTTCCCCCGTATGATTTCAGCGTGCCGGATGCTTTCATTTCCAATTTTCATTTGCCTTATTCAACGTTATTGATGATGGTGGCGGCCTTCGGTGGGTATGAACACGTCATGGAAGCGTATAATCAGGCGGTTAAGGAGAAATATCGTTTTGGTACTTATGGCGATGCCATGCTTATCATTTAA
- the truB gene encoding tRNA pseudouridine(55) synthase TruB has protein sequence MSKWGNIFFREGEDFRAGAVFVVDKPLRWTSFDVVNKVRICLRKGYGKIKVGHAGTLDPLASGVVIICVGKETKKIEEYMGQEKEYVAEITFGHTTPSYDLETSFDEEFSYEQVDRACLERAVQQFIGEIEQFPPSYSAVRVDGVRAYEMARRGDEVEMKSRKVMVREIEILKVELPIVELRIVCSKGTYIRSLAHDLGKACGSGSHLSALRRTRVGDFRVEDGFKMDEIIGVLQENL, from the coding sequence ATGAGCAAGTGGGGTAATATTTTTTTTAGAGAAGGAGAGGATTTTCGGGCAGGAGCGGTGTTCGTGGTCGATAAGCCATTGCGCTGGACATCGTTTGACGTGGTGAACAAAGTTCGTATTTGCTTGAGAAAAGGATACGGGAAGATAAAAGTGGGGCACGCAGGGACGTTGGATCCTTTGGCATCGGGTGTGGTGATTATTTGTGTGGGGAAGGAGACAAAGAAGATCGAGGAGTATATGGGGCAGGAGAAAGAGTACGTGGCGGAAATTACTTTCGGACATACGACTCCTTCTTATGATTTGGAGACATCTTTTGACGAAGAGTTTTCGTATGAACAAGTGGATCGAGCCTGTTTGGAGCGGGCGGTCCAGCAGTTTATCGGGGAGATTGAACAGTTCCCGCCTTCTTATTCGGCCGTCCGTGTTGACGGGGTCCGGGCGTACGAGATGGCTCGCCGAGGGGACGAGGTGGAGATGAAGAGCCGGAAGGTGATGGTTCGGGAGATTGAAATATTGAAAGTGGAACTTCCAATAGTGGAACTCCGGATCGTGTGTAGCAAGGGGACGTACATCCGTTCGCTGGCTCATGATCTGGGAAAAGCCTGCGGGAGCGGTTCGCATCTGTCAGCTCTAAGAAGAACCCGTGTAGGAGACTTCCGGGTGGAAGATGGGTTTAAAATGGATGAAATTATTGGAGTTTTACAGGAAAATTTGTAA